The following coding sequences are from one Lolium rigidum isolate FL_2022 chromosome 6, APGP_CSIRO_Lrig_0.1, whole genome shotgun sequence window:
- the LOC124665186 gene encoding sulfoquinovosidase-like has product MPSPATAKPKTTKKHNARLNNPFPRAVPAAAFRNGDAPPPLSIGPFSKLAHAHDYPVGSRFRLRWDPSLGGAVSLARVPAGSGGDPRSGVMWETIPGVAFVSAASATTEADECRGSFALRDGRALLVPERQSVDRIKAFYRCDVEAGADPLRGAVFEASDETRFPVLLITGAVSAKKADPASSCCCGLRAGRRARARAVLSARYWVVLEEKCDTQVAFSVKIADYQWSCDHAADTSSPPPPVSTAPRPHRFSLRLRLAGRVQRNGAKKKKLISSGSPVREELSALLPPAETATEAADEEQRPEEFNRVFLTYASDRDERFYGFGEQFSRMEFKGRRVPVLVQEQGIGRGDQPITFAANLVSYRSGGNWSTTYAPSPFYMTSKMRSLYLEGYDYSMFDLTKPDRVQIQVYGNTVQGRILHGDSPTDLITSYTGSTGRPPVLPRWITSGAVVGMQGGTDAVRRVWSQLQEHDVPVSAFWLQDWVGQRKTTIGSQLWWNWEVDDDHYAGWKDLIRDLRCGGVRTMTYCNPCLVPVRAKGNARRHLYEEAKELGILVRGEAGEPYMMPNTAFDVAMLDFTNPEATSWFKGILGGMAEEGVSGWMADFGEGLPLDARLHSGEDPVAAHNRYPELWARVNREFADEWKAKSSGHANAEEEEEEEEGLVFFVRAGFRESSRWAMLFWEGDQMVSWQANDGIKSSVVGLLSGGLSGIPLNHSDVGGYCTVDLPLLRYRRSEELLMRWMEVNAFTVVFRTHEGNKPGSNCQFYSNSRTLAHFARCAKIYRAWEFYRIQLVKEAAEKGLPVARHLFLHYPEDRRVQELTYQQFLVGTEMLVVPVLDKGRNTVTAYFPTSDRGSWRHVWTGEEFGNGHRSGHASVVKGTVHGFEAEVAAPVGYPAVFVRAGSPVGERFVRNLRDENVSI; this is encoded by the exons atgccgtcgccggcgacggctAAGCCCAAGACGACGAAAAAGCACAACGCGCGCCTCAACAACCCTTTCCCGCGCGCGGTCCCGGCCGCCGCCTTCCGCAACGGcgatgcgccgccgccgctctccatCGGCCCGTTCTCCAAGCTCGCCCACGCCCACGATTACCCCGTCGGCTCCAGATTCCGCCTACGCTGGGACCCCTCGCTCGGCGGAGCGGTCTCGCTGGCGCGCGTCCCAGCTGGCTCCGGCGGCGATCCTCGCAGCGGCGTGATGTGGGAGACCATCCCAGGCGTCGCGTTCGTCTCCGCGGCCTCCGCCACCACCGAGGCCGACGAGTGCCGCGGATCCTTCGCGCTCCGCGACGGACGCGCCCTCCTCGTCCCGGAACGCCAGAGCGTCGACAGGATCAAGGCCTTCTACCGCTGCGACGTCGAGGCCGGCGCCGACCCCCTGCGCGGCGCCGTGTTCGAAGCGTCCGACGAGACACGCTTCCCGGTGCTGCTGATCACCGGTGCCGTGTCCGCGAAGAAGGCGGACCCGGCGTCGTCGTGCTGCTGCGGCctgcgcgccggccgccgcgccagGGCCCGCGCGGTCCTGTCGGCTCGGTACTGGGTCGTCCTCGAGGAGAAGTGCGACACGCAAGTGGCGTTCAGCGTCAAGATCGCTGACTACCAATGGAGCTGCGACCACGCCGCCGATACCTCGAGCCCACCGCCGCCGGTGTCGACAGCTCCAAGGCCCCACCGGTTCAGCCTGCGCCTCCGCCTGGCGGGGCGCGTTCAGAGGAACGGCGCCAAGAAGAAGAAGCTCATCTCCTCTGGTTCCCCTGTCCGGGAGGAGCTCTCGGCGCTCCTGCCTCCGGCGGAGACAGCAACGGAGGCGGCGGATGAGGAGCAGCGGCCGGAGGAGTTCAACCGGGTGTTCCTGACGTATGCGAGCGATCGCGACGAGCGATTCTACGGCTTCGGCGAGCAGTTCAGTCGCATGGAGTTCAAGGGGAGGAGGGTGCCCGTGCTTGTGCAGGAGCAGGGGATCGGCAGGGGAGACCAGCCCATTACTTTTGCTGCCAATCTCGTCAGCTACAG GTCAGGAGGAAACTGGAGCACCACGTATGCACCATCTCCCTTCTACATGACCTCCAAGATGAGGTCCCTGTACCTGGAGGGATACGACTACTCCATGTTTGACCTCACAAAACCCGACAGAGTGCAGATTCAG GTTTATGGGAATACGGTTCAGGGACGGATACTGCATGGAGACTCGCCGACCGATCTTATCACGAGCTACACGGGATCGACGGGACGGCCGCCTGTTCTTCCCCGATGGATCACCTCCGGCGCGGTCGTCGGAATGCAGGGCGGCACGGACGCCGTCCGCCGCGTGTGGAGCCAGCTGCAAGAGCACGACGTCCCGGTCTCCGCGTTCTGGCTGCAG GATTGGGTCGggcagaggaagacgacgatCGGGTCGCAGCTCTGGTGGAACTGGGAGGTGGACGACGATCACTACGCCGGCTGGAAGGACCTCATACGGGACCTCCGTTGCGGCGGCGTAAGGACGATGACGTACTGCAACCCCTGCCTCGTCCCGGTTCGCGCCAAGGGGAACGCGAGGAGGCACCTgtacgaggaggccaaggagctgGGGATCCTGGTGCGGGGCGAGGCCGGCGAGCCGTACATGATGCCCAACACGGCGTTCGACGTGGCCATGCTGGACTTCACCAACCCGGAGGCGACCTCCTGGTTCAAGGGGATCCTGGGCGGGATGGCGGAGGAAGGCGTCAGCGGCTGGATGGCCGACTTCGGCGAGGGCCTGCCGCTGGACGCGCGGCTCCACTCCGGGGAGGACCCCGTCGCGGCGCACAACCGCTACCCGGAGCTGTGGGCGCGCGTCAACCGGGAGTTCGCCGACGAGTGGAAGGCCAAGTCGTCCGGTCACGCGaatgcagaggaggaggaggaggaggaggaggggctggTGTTCTTCGTCCGGGCGGGGTTCAGGGAGAGCTCGAGGTGGGCGATGCTGTTCTGGGAAGGGGATCAGATGGTGAGCTGGCAGGCCAACGACGGCATCAAGAGCAGCGTCGTCGGCCTGCTCAGCGGCGGCCTCTCCGGCATCCCGCTCAACCACAGCGACGTCGGGGGCTACTGCACCGTCGACCTCCCGCTCCTGCGCTACCGCCGCAGCGAGGAACTCCTCATGCGATGGATGGAGGTCAATGCCTTCACCGTCGTCTTCCGCACTCACGAG GGGAACAAGCCCGGGTCCAACTGCCAGTTCTACTCCAACAGCCGCACGCTCGCGCATTTCGCGCGCTGCGCCAAGATCTACAGAGCCTGGGAGTTCTACCGGATCCAGCTCGTCAAG GAGGCAGCAGAGAAGGGCCTCCCCGTAGCGCGGCACCTCTTCCTCCACTACCCGGAGGACCGGCGCGTGCAGGAGCTGACGTACCAGCAGTTCCTTGTCGGGACGGAGATGCTGGTGGTGCCGGTGCTGGACAAGGGCAGGAACACGGTGACCGCCTACTTCCCGACGTCGGACCGGGGGTCGTGGAGGCACGTGTGGACCGGCGAAGAGTTCGGCAACGGCCACCGGAGCGGGCACGCTAGTGTTGTGAAGGGGACGGTGCACGGgttcgaggccgaggtcgcggccccGGTGGGCTACCCGGCCGTGTTTGTCAGGGCTGGATCGCCCGTTGGGGAAAGGTTTGTAAGAAATTTGAGAGATGAAAATGTTAGTATTTAA